In Phyllopteryx taeniolatus isolate TA_2022b chromosome 1, UOR_Ptae_1.2, whole genome shotgun sequence, the following proteins share a genomic window:
- the xirp2a gene encoding xin actin-binding repeat-containing protein 2 isoform X3, producing the protein MEIQSGNGEGVASPASSGIHSQGHHGPQVETSEDPVLKEDLQAAKRIERFDIPLDSLKRMFEKSTEVTSVHGSPSKRVTSRSIVLPDHPRDKTMALCLDDSFSAEEQLIQGSQAPDADDRETSESVSLKERLALYQAAVSHKESTSSSSAAVMDESEACSLPGGLASVKKQFENQDFASSSSQSSSNQFHLQQRSVQVIHDERVHHNNVTTSHGTYNETVMLTGGEELPKVSTQALKQQYEKNIEEATPPNEIKVDMDFNQFQWMPVSQLSKASTMTSHQSSSSVKTTATCAVSSVTHETEEYFPPPPPPPMNLLEVPQETHESSAQPHRQDPQYKSNVNKEQYFKNKSRAELKRIYKHIHPEVRKNLEEDYLSPLTESEQTQQMVGDVQQTCFMFENEGSSRSTSPDRESLEWDEILRGEVQSRRWMFENKPLDTIKDDTPDENEVKNIAQQEIIAGKDVRYTAWMFETQPMDVLGSETLASSEQIQKVTDLARGDVRTATWLFETQPLDYLNKIYQEDEQDTVITKDITGGDVKTARYLFETQHLDSLGKTETIEESNFLSLKSELEEVKGDVKTTTRMFETLPMCVIRGDSGEMLEITTIRREETEKGDVKTSRWMFETQPLDTINKDLANVKIICGISMEDNIQGGVNKGRWLFETKTLDTIKDEEWETTRKKREEIIGADVKKHCLVFETQPMDMLKDNANARSLACEEIVGGDVQSAKHLFETVPMENLKDLIDVGKLQKMVAAEEEKGDVRHQKWVFESQPLANIREEKKEVMRTVNIEALDKGDVTNCKEKFESMDLSKCEGTQKIQVEGVTSGSVESNRVLFESTPLYAMQDSSGHYHEVRTVRREEIVKGDVHSCRWMFETRPIDEFDESLKKFQIIKGISKQEIESGDVKTAKWLFETQQLDAIKHVDSEEKETKEETEIERGDVKTCRWLFETQPMDVLYEKVEKSEVNVEQVQKGDVKTCTWLFETQSLDNIRDHTESESETILKTCTVKQKDIQGKDVRLARFLFETENLENLTGEDSSSFKRVTEIDIQSGDVSRMKYIFENRSSDIMSSTSEETMQLLKMQQAEDIQRGNVVNCTWMFENHPIDTIHDESKEDREIRTVTDVQGGDVDKGRFTFETFSLDQIKDESTESDISKLTGIFRNDLEKGDVKNYTMMFETQPLYAIRDKEGCYHEVTTVTKEEIMRGDVVGSRWLFETKPLDSIRDSEEVYVIKAVTEEGINKGDVSSARWRFETQPLDEITEEIKVKSKTVADIQGGDVRTNKQRFEADETSQKYIRTVSVSEIQKGDVRSATWMFETHAIDEIGGERAEYDGMERVTKEEVMKGDVKQSVWLFEKQPLDSIKKMEDTEVLIDREEIPQGDVKTTTWLFETTPFHEFNERTVEKSDIVGKSIKETLEELYCQKMVNSQGILIEADEIGDVRMAKYKLMNQETPQIQREEIIRGDLSNIMLNLLNRRETTERAITIDIEERGNINTTVEQLFNQERGSNIEKEEILHGDIQEAMKNLLRNESSSKRGILIQEDEKGDVRMTIYSLLNKGERACMEKEDIIQGNVSKTLHRLLSNSGAEDSKKIRVGDIERGNVSFYTTCIESGALDYLKQLQYGTDETAQAVEKDCIIGGDIEETKILLRKNQQEIGRTVAKDDIVPGDVCSIVQVFMTEPTVTYRNLEKQDIVKGDLSAALDSLSQAINQKAAIEKEQVVKGDIPMTLRSLEKAQYQPKEMEKPEIIRGDIRSALESLEKSATTKMEATIEDLVPGDIKGTLKSLQEAKDAVKEVEREEIVKGDIHIAMHSLHEASSEKKTHQHQVSEQGDVKATIQLLLEPTTSPRMQRRGSIEGNVKTSIKSLYEGQETTFVEKEEVLKGDVQGAIKCLMQKKQYSKPKRMQSKVRAPQKNPLTVNQVTHEQLLEEKQKTITGSSDSAVKKLFQSCESQKHNESKLMKTQVITNEASMTVSKTDNTAGAFQKKSIKEEKPKVLPPQKTQSSKPIMIKTKQTSNYEQAKAKTADMNTIKSVHSSLQTNISNKQICETKTVQHVQMTVVQETASHKENVTITEHTAKKQMENQAFRQKQSLKNLKSDSHNLDMVTRGVIKKGKPELHFPPPPLSPPPSSESELSLPPPPSPLLENPTSCLSQPPVAAQESDLPPPPPPPPVESGKLEPEFFPPPSPTSCSGQDFLPPPPSQEELNAMPLPPGTNLGKSIGKPLFKVPKQPEAQRPAPVKPKWQRNMQNLLQRPTQLHLDQEKTTIAPFRNVKVQEGITEASEQKAHKIIHSDTKIPNLPSAKLIQKASPQPPQKIFLPPMKLPLPPEPAPAPQPRPYAHKFKTPLMLAEEKYRQQRMENEETGTSTVTTSTSPPLNTQPTPYVDSLQLSTLNGTEKVETTEAAKVNVQVPKEETSVQHITTKKIPSQIPLSKPLTSVASKKVAPGCSNLDSQQLSTKISSGKLLSSKVSVKNQPAPVLKTQPFSVSQLEHETSNVAVQSCTNVVTSSVTEEQQIIKKSKASNIAVTHSDLSQENIHVQGQVAPMREAKDVKNVNEVLTKEGKMPSSQPTKIPKVTPSFKVRTFKMPAQKKDEKDDTLGQIEAKKSETHFQQQISNVSLRSEAKLTQERNQVTSSITEVQVRETKNQVPIKKESHMISGKPVHMNETKETQPPTVTVLMAKKAKTSSVSQVQQSMRAQQVQRQQEMVVTERVVQHSSQRQEAAHMHQKQIKQEPAEASKTQTTSGKSKSDMSVQITCMDQAHSEEMPQLEKCHAMQKLLTQMKEFEGTPSKIDPTTVSRIISDLPDWLVGSDERNNLCGLAKQSNKKKLKEMVVYLKNIIQVKHTNLAEKLTAVEMKEKAFPSPPPPVAPKPDQVLSGVTTKLSKISIGSSKTEKKGSEEKKSLHESKVQHELSEAAHQRVHSPLASIRTPSPTFISIESRRIESPLRGTPSPPPYKSVGTPPPPTRKQYTATSTFRATPSPTMNRSEKLMKLKDTTSKVSCNPTPPPPLATPELFVDAGEQSSQCIVQDTPTVRNEQVLVNVAEVGDSMMTVRDKKCFFEEAQKGEENKSYLRKDPIHIPERLEADTEESAQVLTADILKEDLPRVDMTKLVNKFESPQATVYSRKEPIAITERLGSDTEDAEPNPHTPRIEEMSTFNVKAIKNVFESGEHSSQAARDLREQIEKREADFSHSKPVDQSEISSLAEGLCSIDDFGNIMRSEVYCGSSVTRGNPPSYADVVRGRVPTVAVPSDASTEELLRNLQQSWAESQGSLQNVGFRVMEQRSSQIVTHQQETVVMEDSSSRFRTVQGVSEEGVPDGISDCRQAKLP; encoded by the exons GTGATGGATGAGTCTGAGGCCTGTTCACTGCCTGGTGGCCTGGCCAGTGTGAAGAAACAATTTGAAAACCAGGACTTTGCCTCATCGTCTTCCCAGTCCAGCAGCAACCAATTCCATTTACAACAGAGATCTGTGCAG GTGATCCATGATGAGAGAGTCCACCATAACAATGTAACCACCAGTCACGGAACTTACAATGAAACAG TTATGCTCACTGGTGGAGAGGAGCTACCGAAGGTTTCCACCCAGGCGTTGAAGCAGCAGTATGAAAAGAACATTGAGGAAGCCACACCCCCCAATGAAATAAAG GTCGATATGGATTTTAACCAGTTTCAGTGGATGCCAGTAAGCCAGTtgtccaaagcttcaacaatgaccAGCCACCAAAGCTCCTCCTCTGTAAAGACCACTGCCACATGTGCAGTGTCATCAGTGACTCATGAAACAGAAGAgtattttcctcctcctcctcctcctcctatgAATCTGCTTGAGGTACCTCAGGAAACCCATGAGAGCAGTGCCCAGCCCCACAGGCAAGACCCCCAATATAAAAGCAATGTTAACAAGGAGCAGtactttaaaaacaagagcaggGCTGAACTAAAGCGCATCTACAAGCATATTCATCCAGAAGTTCGTAAGAACCTTGAAGAAGACTACCTAAGTCCCCTTACTGAGTCAGAACAGACTCAGCAAATGGTGGGGGATGTCCAGCAGACATGCTTTATGTTTGAAAATGAGGGCTCGAGTAGGAGTACGAGCCCTGATCGAGAATCTTTGGAGTGGGATGAAATCCTTAGAGGAGAAGTGCAATCTCGGCGCTGGATGTTTGAAAACAAGCCATTGGACACGATAAAAGATGACACGCCTGATGAGAATGAGGTTAAGAATATTGCACAGCAAGAAATCATTGCTGGTAAGGATGTAAGATACACAGCATGGATGTTTGAGACTCAGCccatggatgttttggggagTGAGACACTTGCTTCTTCAGAGCAGATACAAAAGGTGACTGATCTTGCAAGAGGTGATGTCCGGACTGCTACTTGGCTCTTTGAGACGCAGCCACTAGACTATCTGAATAAGATCTATCAAGAAGATGAACAGGACACTGTTATCACAAAAGACATCACTGGAGGAGATGTGAAAACTGCCAGGTATCTCTTTGAGACCCAGCATCTAGATTCACTGGGGAAAACAGAAACGATTGAGGAAAGCAATTTTCTTAGCCTAAAGTCTGAGCTAGAGGAGGTTAAAGGGGATGTGAAGACAACCACTCGCATGTTTGAGACTCTGCCCATGTGTGTCATCAGGGGGGATTCGGGAGAGATGCTAGAGATCACAACCATTCGCAGGGAGGAGACTGAGAAAGGAGACGTAAAGACATCACGCTGGATGTTTGAAACCCAACCCCTCGATACTATCAACAAAGACCTTGCTAATGTAAAGATTATATGTGGTATTTCCATGGAGGACAACATTCAAGGGGGGGTCAATAAGGGTAGATGgctttttgagacaaagactcTAGACACCATCAAGGATGAGGAATGGGAGACCACcaggaaaaaaagggaagagaTCATCGGCGCTGATGTAAAAAAACACTGCCTGGTTTTTGAGACTCAGCCTATGGATATGTTGAAAGATAATGCCAATGCTCGATCTTTGGCCTGTGAGGAGATTGTTGGAGGTGATGTGCAATCAGCAAAGCACCTGTTTGAAACGGTGCCCATGGAAAATCTCAAGGATCTAATTGACGTGGGGAAACTTCAGAAAATGGTAGCAGCTGAAGAAGAAAAGGGCGATGTGAGGCATCAAAAGTGGGTTTTTGAAAGCCAACCTTTAGCGAATAtaagagaagagaaaaaagaagTGATGCGAACTGTGAACATTGAAGCTCTAGACAAAGGTGATGTGACAAACTGTAAGGAAAAATTTGAAAGTATGGATTTAAGTAAATGTGAAGGAACGCAGAAAATTCAAGTTGAGGGTGTGACAAGTGGATCTGTGGAATCTAACCGAGTTCTTTTTGAATCTACACCTCTTTATGCGATGCAAGACAGCTCTGGCCATTACCATGAGGTGAGAACTGTAAGGCGGGAGGAGATTGTCAAGGGAGACGTGCATAGTTGTCGATGGATGTTTGAAACACGGCCTATTGATGAGTTTGATGAAAGCCTTAAAAAGTTTCAGATCATAAAAGGTATATCTAAACAAGAAATTGAGTCAGGGGATGTTAAGACGGCCAAGTGGCTGTTTGAAACGCAGCAGCTTGATGCCATTAAACATGTTGATAGTGAAGAAAAGGAGActaaagaggagactgaaaTTGAAAGAGGGGATGTTAAGACTTGCAGGTGGCTATTTGAAACACAACCAATGGATGTCTTATATGAGAAGGTTGAAAAGAGTGAGGTAAATGTTGAGCAAGTGCAGAAAGGTGATGTCAAAACGTGCACTTGGCTCTTTGAAACTCAGAGTCTTGACAACATACGCGACCATACAGAGTCAGAGTCTGAGACCATTTTAAAGACCTGcactgtgaaacaaaaagacataCAAGGAAAAGATGTGCGGCTGGCTCGCTTTCTTTTTGAGACAGAGAATCTTGAAAACCTAACCGGTGAGGACAGTAGTTCTTTTAAAAGGGTCACAGAAATCGACATTCAGTCAGGTGATGTTTCCAGGATGAAGTACATTTTTGAGAATCGCTCATCAGACATAATGAGCTCCACCTCCGAGGAAACAATGCAGCTGTTAAAGATGCAGCAGGCTGAGGACATCCAGAGGGGCAATGTGGTCAATTGCACCTGGATGTTTGAAAACCACCCTATTGATACAATCCATGATGAATCCAAAGAGGATAGAGAAATTCGAACGGTCACTGATGTTCAAGGGGGTGATGTTGACAAAGGCCGTTTCACTTTTGAGACGTTCTCCCTGGATCAAATTAAAGATGAGTCCACTGAGTCTGATATTTCAAAACTCACAGGTATTTTTAGAAATGATTTAGAGAAAGGGGATGTCAAAAATTACACCATGATGTTCGAGACCCAACCTCTGTATGCTATCCGTGACAAAGAGGGCTGTTACCATGAAGTCACGACAGTCACCAAAGAAGAGATAATGAGAGGAGATGTGGTGGGTTCCAGGTGGCTGTTTGAGACCAAACCTCTAGATTCTATTAGAGACTCAGAGGAGGTGTATGTTATAAAAGCTGTTACTGAAGAAGGAATCAACAAAGGAGATGTTAGCTCGGCCAGATGGAGGTTTGAAACACAACCTCTAGATGAAATTACAGAGGAAATAAAAGTTAAGTCCAAAACAGTTGCAGATATCCAAGGTGGTGATGTGAGGACAAACAAGCAGCGATTCGAGGCAGATGAGACATCACAAAAATACATTCGAACGGTCAGTGTGAGTGAAATCCAAAAGGGAGATGTCAGATCAGCTACGTGGATGTTTGAAACCCATGCAATTGATGAGATTGGTGGCGAACGAGCAGAGTATGATGGTATGGAGAGAGTGACAAAGGAGGAAGTGATGAAAGGGGATGTTAAACAGTCTGTGTGGCTCTTTGAGAAGCAGCCACTCGACAGCATCAAAAAGATGGAGGACACAGAGGTTTTGATTGACAGGGAAGAAATCCCACAGGGGGATGTAAAGACAACAACATGGCTCTTTGAAACGACACCTTTCCATGAATTCAATGAGAGGACTGTGGAAAAAAGCGACATTGTAGGTAAAAGCATTAAAGAGACACTTGAGGAACTTTACTGTCAGAAAATGGTCAATTCACAAGGTATCCTCATTGAGGCAGATGAAATTGGCGACGTTCGCATGGCCAAGTACAAACTGATGAACCAGGAGACTCCCCAAATCCAAAGAGAAGAGATTATCCGTGGGGACCTGAGCAACATCATGTTGAACCTCTTGAATCGTAGGGAGACCACTGAGAGGGCGATAACTATTGACATTGAAGAGCGGGGCAATATCAACACCACAGTAGAGCAACTGTTCAACCAAGAGAGAGGCAGCAATATTGAGAAAGAAGAAATCCTCCATGGGGACATTCAGGAGGCCATGAAAAATTTGCTTAGAAATGAGAGTTCTTCCAAACGTGGCATTCTGATTCAAGAGGATGAAAAGGGAGACGTGAGGATGACAATATATTCCTTGTTGAATAAAGGGGAAAGAGCATGCATGGAGAAAGAGGATATAATTCAAGGGAATGTCAGTAAAACCCTTCATCGCCTTCTCTCCAACTCGGGGGCAGAGGACTCTAAAAAGATAAGGGTAGGAGACATAGAAAGGGGTAATGTAAGCTTTTACACCACGTGCATTGAGTCTGGAGCCTTGGACTATTTGAAGCAACTTCAATATGGAACAGATGAAACTGCACAAGCTGTAGAAAAGGACTGCATTATTGGTGGCGATATTGAGGAAACAAAAATCTTGCTTAGGAAGAATCAGCAGGAGATAGGCCGCACAGTGGCAAAAGATGATATAGTTCCTGGTGATGTATGCAGCATTGTTCAAGTCTTTATGACAGAGCCCACTGTGACTTACAGAAACCTGGAGAAACAAGACATTGTAAAAGGTGACCTTAGTGCAGCCTTGGATTCACTGAGCCAAGCCATCAATCAGAAAGCGGCAATAGAGAAAGAGCAGGTGGTGAAAGGAGACATACCCATGACTTTAAGATCTCTGGAGAAGGCTCAGTATCAGCCCAAAGAAATGGAAAAGCCAGAAATAATCAGAGGAGACATTAGAAGTGCTCTTGAGTCACTTGAGAAGTCTGCAACTACAAAAATGGAAGCTACTATTGAAGATTTAGTACCAGGTGATATCAAAGGAACCCTAAAGTCCCTGCAGGAGGCCAAAGATGCTGTTAAGGAAGTTGAAAGAGAGGAGATTGTCAAAGGAGACATCCACATTGCTATGCATAGTTTACATGAGGCATCCAGTGAGAAAAAGACACATCAGCATCAAGTGAGTGAACAAGGGGATGTTAAGGCAACCATTCAGCTCCTCCTTGAGCCAACAACCAGCCCAAGAATGCAGCGCCGGGGGAGCATTGAAGGAAATGTGAAAACATCCATAAAATCACTCTATGAAGGACAAGAAACAACTTTCGTGGAAAAAGAGGAAGTATTAAAAGGGGATGTTCAAGGCGCGATAAAGTGcctgatgcaaaaaaaacagtattcaaAGCCAAAGCGCATGCAATCAAAAGTAAGGGCTCCGCAGAAAAATCCACTTACTGTAAATCAAGTGACACATGAGCAATTACTTGAAGAAAAGCAGAAGACCATAACAGGCAGTTCagacagtgctgtgaaaaaactCTTTCAAAGCTGTGAGTCGCAAAAGCACAATGAAAGCAAACTGATGAAAACACAGGTAATTACCAACGAGGCATCTATGACTGTATCCAAAACAGACAATACTGCTGGGGCCTTTCAAAAAAAGAGCATAAAAGAGGAAAAGCCCAAAGTGCTGCCCCCACAGAAAACACAATCCTCTAAGCCCATTATGATAAAGACTAAGCAAACATCTAATTATGAGCAAGCAAAAGCTAAAACAGCTGAcatgaatacaataaaatcaGTGCACAGCTCATTGCAGACAAATATTTCAAACAAGCAAATATGTGAAACAAAGACAGTCCAACACGTACAGATGACCGTCGTGCAGGAAACGGCCTCTCATAaagaaaatgtcacaataaCTGAGCATACAGCTAAAAAGCAGATGGAGAATCAGGCTTTCAGACAAAAGCAAAGCTTAAAAAACTTGAAAAGTGACTCTCACAATCTCGACATGGTGACGCGGGGCGTGATCAAAAAGGGTAAGCCAGAACTTCACTTCCCTCCACCTCCCTTATCACCACCTCCTTCCTCTGAGTCTGAGCTTTCCCTTCCTCCACCACCATCTCCATTGCTGGAAAACCCAACATCTTGCTTGTCTCAACCTCCCGTCGCAGCGCAGGAAAGTGACCTTccaccaccaccgccgccgcctcctgTTGAAAGTGGAAAATTAGAGCCAGAATTTTTTCCACCTCCTTCTCCAACCTCTTGCTCTGGACAAGATTTCCTTCCTCCCCCACCTTCACAGGAAGAACTTAATGCAATGCCTTTGCCTCCTGGCACAAATCTAGGGAAGTCCATTGGTAAGCCTTTGTTTAAAGTGCCCAAACAACCAGAGGCACAAAGACCTGCACCtgttaaaccaaaatggcaaagAAACATGCAGAATCTATTGCAACGTCCCACTCAGCTCCACCTTGaccaagaaaaaacaacaatagcaCCCTTCAGAAATGTCAAAGTTCAGGAAGGTATAACAGAAGCAAGCGAGCAGAAAGCACACAAGATAATTCATTCAGACACAAAAATACCAAACCTTCCTTCTGCTAAACTGATCCAAAAAGCAAGCCCAcagccaccccaaaaaatatttcttcccCCCATGAAGTTGCCTCTGCCCCCTGAACCTGCTCCTGCACCACAGCCGAGGCCGTACGCTCACAAATTTAAAACCCCTCTCATGCTTGCAGAGGAAAAATACCGTCAGCAGAGAATGGAGAATGAGGAAACAGGGACAAGTACAGTCACAACTTCCACCTCGCCTCCATTAAATACACAACCCACCCCGTATGTTGACAGTCTGCAGCTTTCCACATTAAATGGGACTGAAAAAGTAGAGACCACAGAAGCAGCAAAAGTAAATGTACAAGTTCCCAAAGAAGAAACTTCAGTACAACACATAACCACCAAGAAAATCCCATCTCAGATTCCTTTGAGCAAGCCCTTGACCTCTGTGGCAAGTAAGAAAGTAGCTCCAGGATGTTCCAATTTAGATAGCCAGCAACTTTCGACCAAGATCTCCTCAGGTAAATTACTCTCTTCAAAAGTCAGCGTAAAAAATCAACCAGCGCCCGTGCTCAAGACTCAACCTTTTTCTGTATCCCAGTTAGAACATGAAACCTCTAATGTAGCAGTCCAGTCATGCACAAATGTCGTCACGTCTTCAGTCACTGAGGAGCAGCAAATTATTAAGAAGTCCAAGGCCAGTAATATCGCTGTCACACACAGTGATCTATCTCAAGAAAATATACATGTCCAAGGGCAGGTTGCACCCATGCGGGAAGCAAAGGAtgtaaaaaatgtcaatgaGGTTTTgacaaaagaaggaaaaatgcCCTCCTCTCAGCCCACAAAAATTCCCAAGGTAACTCCAAGTTTCAAGGTGAGAACCTTTAAGATGCCAGCTCAGAAAAAAGATGAGAAAGATGACACATTAGGACAAATAGAGGCAAAGAAAAGTGAAACGCACTTCCAGCAGCAGATAAGCAACGTGTCACTGAGGAGTGAAGCAAAATTGACTCAGGAAAGAAACCAGGTGACATCATCAATAACAGAAGTTCAAGTGAGAGAGACAAAAAATCAGGTGCCCATTAagaaagaaagtcacatgatttCTGGGAAACCCGTGCATATGAACGAAACCAAAGAAACCCAGCCGCCAACAGTCACTGTTTTAATGGCCAAGAAGGCTAAGACGTCGTCTGTGTCACAGGTTCAGCAGAGCATGAGGGCACAGCAGGTCCAAAGACAACAGGAAATGGTTGTGACTGAGAGGGTGGTCCAGCATAGCTCTCAGAGGCAAGAAGCTGCTCATATGCATCAAAAGCAAATAAAGCAAGAACCGGCAGAAGCAAGCAAAACGCAGACAACATCGGGAAAGTCAAAAAGTGACATGTCTGTTCAAATCACTTGTATGGACCAGGCCCATTCAGAGGAAATGCCACAATTAGAGAAATGTCATGCAATGCAGAAGCTGCTCACTCAAATGAAAGAGTTTGAGGGCACACCAAGCAAGATCGACCCCACCACTGTCAGCAGGATTATAAGTGATCTCCCTGACTGGCTGGTTGGCTCAGATGAGAGAAATAATTTATGTGGACTTGCAAAACAGTCAAATAAGAAAAAGTTGAAAGAGATGGTGGTTTATTTGAAGAATATTATTCAAGTTAAGCACACAAATCTGGCGGAGAAACTGACAGCTGTGGAAATGAAAGAGAAAGCGTTCCCTTCCCCACCACCCCCAGTGGCTCCAAAACCAGATCAGGTCTTAAGTGGTGTGACTACAAAGTTATCAAAAATCAGCATTGGTTCATCTAAAACGGAAAAGAAGGggtctgaagaaaaaaagtcactgcaCGAAAGCAAAGTGCAACATGAGCTGAGTGAGGCAGCACATCAGAGAGTCCACTCCCCATTGGCAAGCATCCGCACTCCCTCTCCCACCTTCATTAGCATTGAATCTAGAAGGATAGAGTCACCGCTCAGAGGCACCCCGTCACCACCGCCTTACAAGTCTGTCGGAACGCCTCCGCCTCCAACTCGTAAGCAGTACACTGCCACATCTACCTTCCGGGCCACGCCATCTCCCACCATGAACCGCTCTGAGAAGctgatgaaattgaaagacaCTACCTCAAAGGTTTCTTGCAACcccacccctcctcctcctttggCGACACCAGAGTTGTTTGTGGATGCCGGAGAGCAATCATCTCAGTGTATCGTACAGGATACTCCCACAGTGAGAAATGAGCAGGTATTGGTGAATGTGGCAGAAGTGGGCGACTCCATGATGACAGTCAGAgacaaaaagtgtttctttGAGGAGGCCCAGAAAGGAGAAGAAAACAAGTCATACCTTCGGAAGGATCCAATTCATATCCCTGAACGCCTTGAAGCTGATACTGAGGAGAGTGCTCAGGTTTTGACTGCAGACATCCTGAAAGAGGACCTCCCTAGAGTGGACATGACAAAGCTGGTAAATAAATTTGAGTCTCCACAAGCAACCGTCTACTCCAGGAAAGAGCCAATTGCGATCACAGAGAGGCTAGGTAGTGACACTGAGGATGCAGAGCCCAACCCACACACCCCGCGAATAGAAGAAATGTCAACATTCAACGTCAAAGCGATAAAGAATGTGTTTGAAAGTGGCGAGCACAGTTCTCAGGCAGCCCGAGACCTACgagaacaaattgaaaaaagagAAGCAGACTTTTCCCACTCTAAGCCAGTGGACCAGTCTGAAATTTCCTCACTTGCTGAGGGGTTATGCAGCATTGATGATTTTGGGAACATCATGAGGAGTGAGGTGTATTGTGGGAGCTCTGTGACCCGTGGCAATCCTCCATCCTATGCTGATGTGGTGAGAGGCAGAGTTCCAACAGTTGCTGTGCCCTCTGATGCCTCTACCGAGGAGCTACTGAGAAACTTGCAGCAGTCTTGGGCTGAAAGCCAAGGAAGCTTACAGAATGTGGGCTTCAGAGTCATGGAGCAGAGGAGTTCACAGATTGTCACACATCAGCAGGAGACTGTCGTGATGG